In a single window of the Candidatus Aegiribacteria sp. genome:
- a CDS encoding aminotransferase class V-fold PLP-dependent enzyme, giving the protein MTPVNEKAIKASTAMIKKGYGHRRSSNIPGRKTQKFVEEADTLIAEFVGGARTLFYYDGGVANGLSVLSMGRQAREKNRKHIISSPVEHSSINTALKMLRGEGYSITILPIDNDGRISSESLKDAMNDETGLVTIAWANSISGIIQPVEELSAIAHSNGALFHSDACNAAGKIEIDLSSTDIDAITVSSQKIGGPPGAAAIVITDSDPWLMCNAPEFSCMMNIPGISGMTAAIDIINTGIVPRTRIVNQLRADLLDGLDYNGIKYSIIGDSTDNLLPGTALLSMRKAPDRFHAKLEDANIVLPSHNSSERLAYLESTGRDISNPDRYLGFSISPENNIVDIEHFIRTVSEISFDSRR; this is encoded by the coding sequence TTGACACCTGTCAATGAAAAAGCAATCAAAGCGTCCACCGCGATGATAAAAAAAGGATATGGTCATCGCCGCAGTAGCAATATACCTGGAAGAAAAACGCAGAAATTCGTGGAAGAAGCAGATACTCTGATTGCTGAATTCGTAGGTGGTGCAAGAACGCTGTTCTATTACGATGGTGGAGTTGCAAACGGTCTTTCCGTCCTTTCCATGGGAAGGCAGGCAAGGGAGAAAAACAGGAAACATATAATTTCATCTCCGGTTGAACACTCTTCTATCAACACAGCTCTCAAGATGCTAAGAGGAGAGGGATACAGCATCACCATTCTTCCTATCGATAATGATGGCAGGATTAGTTCTGAGTCATTGAAGGATGCGATGAATGATGAAACCGGACTTGTAACCATTGCCTGGGCAAACAGTATTTCAGGCATTATTCAACCAGTTGAGGAACTCTCTGCAATAGCTCATTCGAATGGGGCTCTTTTTCATTCCGATGCCTGTAATGCGGCCGGTAAGATCGAGATTGATCTGTCCAGTACTGATATAGACGCAATTACTGTTTCTTCGCAGAAAATAGGCGGACCACCCGGAGCAGCAGCAATTGTAATAACTGATTCTGATCCCTGGTTAATGTGTAATGCTCCTGAATTCTCCTGTATGATGAATATTCCCGGAATCTCCGGAATGACCGCTGCTATTGATATTATCAACACCGGTATTGTTCCCAGAACAAGGATCGTAAATCAGCTCCGAGCAGATCTGCTTGACGGTCTTGACTATAACGGAATTAAATACTCCATCATCGGAGATTCCACAGATAATCTTCTTCCGGGAACAGCTTTGCTGAGTATGAGGAAAGCACCCGATAGATTCCATGCGAAGCTGGAAGATGCAAATATCGTTCTTCCATCGCACAATTCCTCAGAGAGGCTTGCCTATCTGGAGAGTACAGGCAGAGACATATCCAATCCTGACAGATATCTGGGATTTTCAATCAGCCCGGAGAATAATATTGTCGATATTGAGCATTTCATCAGGACTGTCTCCGAAATCTCTTTCGACAGCAGAAGGTGA
- a CDS encoding family 10 glycosylhydrolase, with amino-acid sequence MKTGLPVLLAVMLIFAGSVQGTAPSCSSRYFWVVRDGLTSPEAIDTLLENAAEAGANGLIVQVVGRAEAYYDSSILPLAAFQQDFDPLEYIISRARPRGMEVHAWVNAFLVWSAPSPPSDSSHIWHSNPDWFIADKYGRSSRYYSRTECEENGLVGATLSPAVPEVREFIADIAVEIATEYNVDGIHLDYIRYPNPSFGFESSSVEAFYFTTGRDPLDLFRRNSGSEELSELWSQWKINQVTITVETVRSALRSESPETLLSCAVMADPFEAASHYSCDWRYWLSAGLVDFVCTMVYTTNASKARELAILGTGICPSRVVHGIGIYNQSIPSALIGAQEALERGCSGICVFSLNSLSSDSTWMLRNFWGRTGHPEYPIDSAVFHRVSNDGGVEL; translated from the coding sequence ATGAAGACAGGATTGCCAGTATTGCTTGCGGTCATGCTGATCTTCGCGGGATCAGTCCAGGGAACTGCTCCTTCATGTTCAAGCAGATACTTCTGGGTAGTGAGAGATGGACTGACCAGCCCTGAAGCGATAGATACACTCTTGGAGAATGCTGCTGAAGCTGGAGCAAATGGTCTTATTGTCCAGGTAGTAGGCAGAGCGGAAGCCTACTACGATTCCTCCATACTCCCACTGGCTGCTTTTCAGCAGGATTTCGATCCGCTTGAATACATTATATCGCGAGCTCGCCCGCGTGGAATGGAAGTTCATGCATGGGTAAATGCGTTTCTTGTGTGGTCAGCTCCGTCGCCGCCTTCTGATTCATCACATATCTGGCACTCCAACCCAGACTGGTTTATCGCTGATAAATACGGTCGATCAAGCAGATATTACTCGCGCACGGAATGTGAGGAAAATGGACTCGTGGGAGCTACTCTGTCTCCTGCAGTACCAGAGGTTCGTGAATTTATCGCGGATATTGCCGTTGAAATTGCGACTGAGTACAACGTTGATGGCATACATCTTGATTACATTCGCTATCCGAATCCCTCCTTTGGATTTGAGTCATCCTCAGTAGAAGCGTTCTATTTCACAACGGGAAGAGACCCGCTGGATCTCTTCAGACGGAACAGCGGCTCGGAAGAATTGTCTGAATTGTGGTCTCAATGGAAAATCAATCAGGTAACCATAACGGTGGAGACTGTCCGATCCGCTCTAAGGAGTGAATCACCGGAAACACTTCTGTCATGTGCTGTAATGGCTGATCCGTTCGAAGCTGCAAGCCATTATTCCTGCGACTGGAGATATTGGCTTTCTGCGGGACTTGTCGATTTTGTCTGTACGATGGTCTATACCACGAATGCATCGAAGGCAAGGGAACTGGCGATTCTCGGAACCGGAATCTGTCCTTCAAGAGTGGTTCATGGAATAGGTATTTACAATCAGTCGATTCCCTCTGCATTAATAGGTGCGCAGGAAGCTCTTGAGCGAGGATGCAGCGGTATCTGTGTGTTCAGCCTTAACTCACTGTCCTCGGACAGCACATGGATGCTCAGAAATTTCTGGGGCCGGACAGGGCATCCGGAGTATCCGATTGATTCAGCTGTATTTCATCGTGTTTCGAATGATGGAGGAGTTGAATTATGA
- a CDS encoding MBL fold metallo-hydrolase, with protein sequence MRLGVLASGSRGNAFTVEHDGVMIFIDAGLSGKVHTSRLVDSGFSGINPRALFVSHEHSDHVKGAGVLSRKWGIPVFATEGTLNASRHRLGKIQEINVFPNGASFDFGAYSISAFSVAHDAADPSGYVIEWDSGRLGIATDLGQSSPLVKESLSGCTALVLEFNHDEDMLWEGNYPWSLKQRIASTTGHLSNQAAAELLGSVSHKNLEVCVLAHLSQENNLPSLAENALRKVAGESLKILTGMQDMALPALDLQGGRLH encoded by the coding sequence ATGAGACTTGGCGTACTCGCCAGCGGCAGCAGGGGTAATGCTTTTACAGTGGAACATGACGGGGTTATGATTTTCATTGACGCGGGATTAAGCGGGAAGGTGCATACATCCAGACTTGTTGATTCCGGTTTTTCCGGTATAAATCCTCGAGCGCTTTTTGTCAGTCATGAACACTCGGATCATGTAAAAGGTGCAGGGGTGCTTTCGAGAAAGTGGGGGATTCCAGTTTTTGCCACAGAGGGAACATTAAACGCTTCCAGACATAGACTCGGTAAAATCCAGGAAATAAATGTATTTCCAAATGGAGCCAGTTTTGATTTTGGAGCATATTCGATAAGTGCGTTCAGTGTTGCTCATGACGCGGCCGATCCATCAGGATATGTAATTGAGTGGGATTCCGGCCGACTTGGAATTGCGACTGATCTCGGGCAGTCCAGTCCTCTGGTTAAGGAAAGTCTTTCCGGATGTACTGCACTTGTTCTGGAATTCAATCATGATGAAGATATGCTCTGGGAAGGAAATTATCCATGGAGCCTGAAACAGAGGATAGCATCAACCACCGGTCACCTTTCGAATCAGGCTGCCGCAGAGTTGCTTGGTTCGGTTAGTCATAAGAATCTGGAAGTATGTGTTCTGGCGCATCTGAGTCAGGAGAACAATCTTCCAAGTCTGGCGGAAAACGCATTAAGAAAAGTAGCGGGAGAATCATTGAAAATCCTGACCGGTATGCAGGATATGGCACTGCCTGCTCTGGATTTACAAGGAGGTAGGTTGCATTGA